One genomic window of Bradyrhizobium sp. B124 includes the following:
- the rplT gene encoding 50S ribosomal protein L20 — MSRVKRGVTSHAKHKKVFKAAKGYYGRRKNTIRTAKQAVEKAGQYAFRDRKRKKRTFRALWIQRINAAVRPFGMTYSVFINGLSKSGVVVDRKVLSDLAIHEPVAFQAIAEKAKAALAA, encoded by the coding sequence ATGTCTCGCGTCAAACGCGGTGTGACCTCTCACGCCAAGCACAAGAAAGTTTTCAAGGCCGCCAAGGGCTATTACGGCCGCCGCAAGAACACCATCCGCACTGCCAAGCAGGCCGTCGAAAAGGCCGGCCAGTACGCCTTCCGCGACCGCAAGCGCAAGAAGCGCACCTTCCGCGCGCTCTGGATCCAGCGCATCAACGCTGCGGTCCGTCCGTTCGGCATGACCTACAGCGTGTTTATCAACGGCCTCTCCAAGTCGGGCGTCGTCGTCGACCGCAAGGTGTTGTCGGATCTCGCGATCCACGAGCCGGTTGCGTTCCAGGCGATCGCCGAGAAGGCCAAGGCCGCGCTGGCTGCCTGA
- the rpmI gene encoding 50S ribosomal protein L35 — protein sequence MPKLKTKSGAKKRFKVTATGKVMHAQRGKRHGMIKRTKKQIRQLRGTRVLFKTDGDNVKKYFLPNA from the coding sequence ATGCCCAAGTTGAAGACCAAGTCGGGCGCTAAAAAGCGCTTCAAGGTGACTGCCACTGGCAAAGTCATGCACGCCCAGCGCGGCAAGCGCCACGGCATGATCAAGCGGACGAAGAAGCAGATCCGTCAGCTCCGCGGCACCCGCGTGCTGTTCAAGACCGACGGCGACAACGTCAAGAAGTACTTCTTGCCGAACGCCTGA
- the pheS gene encoding phenylalanine--tRNA ligase subunit alpha, producing MSDLATLETSILDQIASAADEAALEAVRVSALGKKGSISALLATLGKMSPEERKTEGARINLAKDAVTQAFAARRDVLKAAALDARLAAETIDVTLPLRETPAETGRIHPLSQVWDELTTIFADMGFAVAEGPDIETDDYNFTKLNFPIGHPAREMHDTFFFNPKEDGTRMLLRTHTSPVQVRTMLSQKPPIRVICPGRTYRIDSDATHTPQFHQVEGLVIDKGSHLGHLKWILHEFCKAFFEVDHINMRFRPSFFPFTEPSLEVDIQCRRDKGEIRFGEGEDWMEILGCGMVHPNVLRACGIDPDIYQGFAWGMGIDRIAMLKYGIADLRQLFENDIRWLNHYGFKPLDIPTIAGGLST from the coding sequence GTGTCCGACCTCGCAACCCTCGAAACTTCCATCCTCGACCAGATCGCCTCGGCCGCTGACGAGGCCGCCCTCGAGGCGGTGCGCGTCTCGGCGCTCGGCAAGAAGGGCTCGATCTCGGCGCTCCTTGCGACCCTTGGAAAAATGTCGCCGGAGGAGCGCAAGACCGAGGGCGCGAGGATCAACCTTGCCAAGGATGCGGTGACGCAGGCGTTCGCTGCCAGGCGCGACGTGTTGAAAGCGGCCGCGCTCGATGCGCGCCTCGCCGCCGAGACCATCGACGTCACGCTGCCGCTGCGCGAGACGCCGGCGGAGACCGGCCGCATCCATCCGCTGAGCCAGGTCTGGGACGAGCTCACCACGATCTTCGCCGATATGGGCTTTGCGGTCGCCGAAGGTCCCGACATCGAGACCGACGACTACAACTTTACAAAACTGAACTTCCCGATCGGCCATCCGGCGCGCGAAATGCACGACACCTTCTTCTTCAATCCGAAGGAGGACGGCACGCGCATGCTGTTGCGCACCCACACCTCGCCGGTGCAGGTGCGCACCATGCTGAGCCAGAAGCCGCCGATCCGCGTGATCTGCCCGGGCCGCACCTATCGCATCGACTCGGATGCGACCCACACGCCGCAATTCCACCAGGTCGAGGGCCTCGTGATCGACAAGGGCTCGCATCTCGGCCACCTCAAATGGATCCTGCACGAGTTCTGCAAGGCGTTCTTCGAGGTCGACCACATCAACATGCGGTTCCGGCCGTCGTTCTTCCCGTTCACCGAGCCGTCGCTCGAGGTCGACATCCAGTGCCGCCGCGACAAGGGCGAGATCCGCTTCGGCGAGGGCGAGGACTGGATGGAGATTCTCGGCTGCGGCATGGTGCACCCGAACGTGCTGCGCGCCTGCGGCATCGATCCCGACATCTACCAGGGTTTTGCCTGGGGCATGGGCATCGACCGCATCGCGATGCTGAAATACGGCATCGCCGATCTCCGCCAGCTGTTCGAGAACGACATCCGCTGGCTCAACCACTACGGCTTCAAGCCGCTCGACATCCCGACGATCGCTGGCGGGCTCAGCACGTGA